In Odocoileus virginianus isolate 20LAN1187 ecotype Illinois chromosome 5, Ovbor_1.2, whole genome shotgun sequence, a single window of DNA contains:
- the PSMB4 gene encoding proteasome subunit beta type-4 translates to MEALLESRSGLWAGGPAPGQFYRIPPTPGSSVDPASALYGGPITRTHNPMVTGTSVLGLKFEGGVVIAADMLGSYGSLARFRNISRIMRVNNSTMLGASGDYADFQYLKQVLGQMVIDEELLGDGHSYSPKAIHSWLTRAMYSRRSKMNPLWNTMVIGGYADGESFLGYVDMLGVAYEAPSLATGYGAYLAQPLLREVLEKQPVLSQTEARELVERCMRVLYYRDARSYNRFQIATVTEKGVEIEGPLSAETNWDIAHMISGFE, encoded by the exons ATGGAAGCACTGCTGGAGTCGCGGTCCGGACTTTGGGCCGGGGGTCCGGCCCCCGGGCAGTTTTACCGCATTCCGCCCACTCCCGGTTCCTCTGTGGACCCGGCGTCCGCGCTCTACGGGGGTCCGATTACGCGCACCCA cAACCCCATGGTGACCGGGACCTCTGTCCTGGGTCTCAAGTTTGAGGGCGGAGTGGTGATCGCCGCAGACATGCTGGGCTCCTACGGCTCCTTGGCTCGTTTCCGCAACATCTCTCGCATTATGCGAGTCAACAACAGCACCATGCTGGGTGCTTCCGGAGACTATGCTGATTTCCAGTATTTGAAGCAAGTTCTCGGGCAAATGGT GATTGATGAGGAGCTGTTGGGAGACGGACACAGCTATAGTCCTAAAGCTATTCATTCATGGCTGACCAGGGCCATGTATAGTCGACGCTCCAAGATGAACCCCCTGTGGAACACCATGGTCATTGGAGGTTATGCTGATGGAGAGag CTTCCTGGGTTATGTGGACATGCTCGGTGTAGCCTATGAAGCCCCTTCGCTGGCCACTGGTTACGGTGCATACCTGGCTCAG CCTCTGCTGCGAGAAGTTCTGGAGAAGCAGCCAGTGCTGAGCCAGACGGAGGCCCGAGAACTAGTGGAACGCTGCATGCGAGTGCTATACTATCGAGATGCCCGTTCTTATAACCGG tttcaaatcGCTACTGTAACTGAAAAAGGTGTTGAAATAGAGGGACCCTTGTCTGCGGAGACCAACTGGGATATTGCCCACATGATCAg tgGCTTTGAATGA